A region of Micromonospora chokoriensis DNA encodes the following proteins:
- a CDS encoding ATP-binding cassette domain-containing protein produces the protein MRLLRDLWGTSTRRMTIVVILIVLGAAGQAGASALAGAVLVHRSAGFFAVLAAALVAVVLSDLAVSLLMAGLTADWSADVRRRLCRVALGQDLPTLETTPVGELLDRIDGDVYQVASAIRNQGTRLAQGLCVGLLSMIVALVVWWPAGVAMLLLTVVLAVSLRRPTARIGPARMAEEEAWSDLAAVMEEAVHGQDDVRTSLARPYVLRLYARRAAAVLSRGRLVWVLSAKVASAATATIRAGIGVVVLGGAWALATGRVDAARLTAIWLLALAFGATAEHVSRMVPEIQEALGAWARVQLLQRARQEPVGGVSPTEGDLRIEDLTFTYQEGGRGAALRGLSLTFARGRSYALIGRTGSGKSTLAKVLTRAVDVPPGSVYLGDTDLGDLDVEQLRRWVALVPQRTEILAGTLAENVALFDPDLLDAAARALDELGLAGWIAELPDGLATRLGEGGHILSAGQEQLVAFARILVRDPHVVILDEATARLDPVTEARVQRATERLLRDRIGIVIAHRLSSVRRCDEVVVLADGAVVEAGPLETSTRFAELLATSHAAAYATAGTAGRAGGGTDLLVGPDPALDWPTDPASAWIEPDNPVGSATAWADPTGPASRWADPSGLAIQPDNPTASAEPDNPTASAEPDNPTVLGEPDNPTVLGEPDKTVRAERDKQIEPTTTRAELAGSTPAMSGMTRADPPPLPPVPPARTLREIFRLCLNDPRYGMAAIGLFLGLSLLGLDGPVLPWLWADLVDGTGSPYLPAVGIVAGLLVTMPLPYYTHVWFPGWWVRQMLRIGLRLVHGQTGPRRVSSHTPAEVVAQGGDTERVVQLADNVLDQAVALVLVVAMTAVTGSVVPGLFFLGTMVVSGLAATLFGPKLERAARATVAARAAFATALVSALSAARTVKLAGATTAVLRHLASLDVLRSDRQRREISVQVWARSTPSMASGLLPIGAWALYLGGGLSAGAVLVAVSTLGAARWFAWTTASLISQLPSARVWTRRTVAMTGVSTYSAGVPAVDLAAGTAPAPTPPPRHPLRRLELRDFGVVHSDGTVAVRNVDLTVQRGQLVLVVGPVGSGKSSLLRALAGIVHHTGELAWNGDPVTEPELFLRPNQVGYVGQLPRVLSGTVAENIALGHQVDAAGAVSTAQLDHDLVAAGGGLGLLIGHKGTRLSGGQLQRLALARALAPRTELLVADDVSSALDVTTELALWQALRDHGVTVVGSTAKRAALVRADHVVVLLGGAVAAQGTWQELEGDWSHLAG, from the coding sequence ATGCGCCTGCTCCGAGATCTGTGGGGCACCTCGACGCGTCGTATGACGATCGTGGTCATCTTGATCGTGCTCGGCGCCGCCGGTCAGGCCGGTGCCTCGGCGTTGGCCGGCGCGGTGCTGGTGCACCGCTCGGCCGGCTTCTTCGCCGTGTTGGCCGCGGCGCTGGTCGCCGTGGTGCTCAGCGACCTCGCGGTGAGCCTGCTGATGGCCGGCCTGACCGCGGACTGGTCCGCCGACGTGCGCCGCCGGCTCTGCCGGGTCGCACTCGGGCAGGACCTGCCGACCCTGGAGACGACCCCGGTGGGGGAGTTGCTCGACCGGATCGACGGGGACGTCTACCAGGTGGCGTCGGCGATCCGTAACCAGGGCACGCGGCTCGCCCAGGGCCTCTGCGTCGGTCTGTTGTCGATGATCGTGGCGCTGGTCGTGTGGTGGCCGGCCGGAGTGGCGATGCTGCTGCTCACCGTGGTGCTCGCCGTCAGCCTGCGCCGGCCAACCGCGCGGATCGGTCCGGCCCGGATGGCCGAGGAGGAGGCGTGGTCAGATCTGGCCGCGGTCATGGAGGAGGCGGTGCACGGTCAGGACGACGTACGGACCAGTCTGGCCCGGCCGTACGTCCTGCGGCTGTACGCGCGGCGGGCCGCCGCCGTGCTGTCCCGGGGTCGCCTGGTCTGGGTGCTGTCCGCCAAGGTGGCGTCGGCCGCCACCGCGACGATCCGGGCCGGCATCGGCGTGGTGGTGCTCGGCGGTGCCTGGGCGCTGGCCACCGGTCGGGTCGACGCCGCACGCCTCACCGCCATCTGGTTGTTGGCGTTGGCCTTCGGGGCCACCGCGGAGCATGTCAGTCGGATGGTGCCGGAGATCCAGGAGGCTCTCGGCGCATGGGCCCGGGTGCAGTTGCTCCAGCGGGCTCGGCAGGAACCCGTCGGCGGCGTCAGCCCGACCGAGGGTGACCTACGCATCGAGGACCTGACGTTCACGTACCAGGAGGGCGGCCGGGGGGCGGCGCTGCGCGGGCTCAGCCTGACCTTCGCGCGCGGTCGCTCGTACGCGCTGATCGGGCGGACCGGTTCGGGTAAGTCGACACTGGCGAAGGTGCTCACCAGAGCTGTCGACGTGCCACCGGGATCGGTTTACCTCGGCGACACCGACCTGGGTGACCTCGACGTCGAGCAACTGCGTCGCTGGGTGGCGCTCGTGCCGCAGCGTACGGAGATCCTCGCCGGCACGCTCGCCGAGAATGTCGCGCTCTTCGACCCGGACCTGCTCGACGCCGCAGCCCGGGCGCTCGACGAGTTGGGCCTGGCGGGCTGGATCGCCGAGCTGCCGGACGGTTTGGCGACCCGGCTGGGGGAGGGAGGGCACATCCTCTCCGCCGGTCAGGAGCAGTTGGTGGCGTTCGCTCGGATCCTGGTCCGTGACCCCCATGTGGTGATCCTCGACGAGGCCACCGCACGCCTCGACCCGGTGACCGAGGCGCGGGTGCAGCGGGCCACCGAACGGCTGCTGCGCGACCGGATCGGCATCGTCATCGCGCACCGGCTCTCCTCCGTGCGCCGCTGTGACGAGGTGGTGGTGCTGGCCGACGGCGCGGTGGTGGAGGCCGGTCCGCTGGAGACCTCGACGCGCTTCGCCGAGCTGCTGGCCACCAGTCACGCTGCCGCCTACGCCACGGCGGGAACGGCCGGCCGCGCCGGCGGTGGCACCGACCTGCTGGTCGGTCCCGACCCGGCTCTTGACTGGCCGACCGATCCGGCGAGCGCGTGGATCGAGCCGGACAACCCGGTCGGGTCGGCGACCGCGTGGGCCGACCCGACCGGGCCGGCCTCCCGGTGGGCCGACCCGAGCGGACTGGCCATCCAGCCGGACAACCCGACCGCCTCGGCCGAGCCGGACAACCCGACCGCCTCGGCCGAGCCGGACAACCCGACCGTGCTGGGCGAGCCGGACAACCCGACCGTGCTGGGCGAGCCGGACAAGACCGTCCGGGCCGAGCGGGACAAGCAGATCGAGCCGACGACCACGCGGGCTGAGCTGGCCGGGTCGACACCCGCGATGTCCGGGATGACCCGTGCCGACCCGCCGCCACTGCCACCGGTGCCGCCGGCCCGGACGTTGCGGGAGATCTTCCGGCTCTGCCTCAACGACCCCCGGTACGGGATGGCCGCGATCGGGCTGTTCCTCGGGCTCAGCCTGCTGGGGCTGGACGGGCCGGTGCTGCCCTGGCTCTGGGCCGATCTGGTCGACGGCACCGGCAGCCCGTACCTGCCCGCGGTGGGGATCGTGGCCGGGTTGTTGGTCACCATGCCGCTGCCGTACTACACCCACGTCTGGTTCCCGGGCTGGTGGGTGCGGCAGATGCTGCGGATCGGGCTGCGTCTGGTGCACGGTCAGACCGGGCCGCGCCGGGTCAGCTCACACACCCCGGCCGAGGTCGTGGCGCAGGGCGGCGACACCGAGCGGGTGGTTCAGCTCGCCGACAACGTGCTGGACCAGGCGGTCGCGCTGGTCCTGGTGGTCGCCATGACGGCGGTCACCGGCAGTGTCGTACCCGGGCTGTTCTTCCTCGGCACGATGGTCGTCTCCGGGCTGGCCGCGACGCTGTTCGGGCCGAAGCTCGAACGTGCGGCGCGGGCCACTGTGGCGGCGCGGGCCGCCTTCGCGACGGCGCTGGTCTCCGCGCTGTCCGCGGCACGGACGGTGAAGCTCGCCGGTGCGACCACTGCTGTGCTACGCCATCTGGCCAGCCTGGACGTGCTGCGCAGCGACCGGCAGCGACGGGAGATCTCGGTGCAGGTGTGGGCGCGTTCCACGCCCTCGATGGCCAGCGGGCTGTTGCCGATCGGCGCGTGGGCGCTCTACCTGGGCGGCGGACTCTCCGCCGGTGCGGTGCTGGTGGCCGTCTCCACGCTGGGCGCGGCCCGCTGGTTCGCCTGGACCACCGCGTCGTTGATCTCGCAGCTGCCGTCGGCGCGGGTCTGGACCCGGCGCACGGTGGCGATGACCGGAGTGAGCACGTACTCCGCTGGGGTTCCGGCAGTCGACCTGGCCGCCGGGACGGCGCCGGCGCCGACGCCACCACCCCGGCATCCGCTGCGCCGCCTGGAGCTGCGCGACTTCGGGGTGGTGCACTCCGACGGTACGGTGGCCGTCCGCAACGTCGACCTGACCGTGCAACGGGGGCAGTTGGTGCTGGTGGTCGGGCCGGTCGGGTCGGGCAAGTCCTCGTTGCTGCGGGCGCTGGCCGGGATCGTGCACCACACCGGTGAGCTGGCCTGGAACGGTGACCCGGTCACCGAGCCGGAGTTGTTCCTGCGCCCCAACCAGGTCGGCTACGTCGGCCAGTTGCCCCGGGTGCTGTCCGGCACGGTCGCCGAGAACATCGCGCTCGGGCACCAGGTCGACGCGGCCGGCGCGGTCAGCACCGCCCAGCTCGACCATGACCTGGTCGCCGCCGGCGGTGGGCTCGGTCTGCTCATCGGGCACAAGGGCACCCGGCTCTCCGGCGGGCAGTTGCAGCGGTTGGCGCTGGCCCGCGCGCTGGCACCGCGTACCGAATTGTTGGTCGCCGACGACGTGTCGTCGGCGCTGGACGTCACCACGGAGCTGGCGCTGTGGCAGGCGTTGCGCGACCACGGGGTGACAGTGGTCGGCTCGACCGCGAAGCGGGCGGCGCTGGTCCGGGCCGACCACGTGGTGGTGTTGCTCGGCGGGGCGGTCGCCGCCCAGGGCACCTGGCAGGAGCTGGAGGGCGACTGGTCGCACCTGGCCGGCTGA
- a CDS encoding GNAT family N-acetyltransferase, which produces MLTVPVRQLGESERRAVERLLDHDPFAGAQVAERIAARGLSWWRAEGRILGYGARRNLESLCWLGGNLTPVLASDAAVAAFADLLAGEERLCSSIVGRADAVLGLWDRLSDAWGPARDVRPNQPLLAADALPSVPADPEVRQVRPGEVDRLFPAAVAMYTEEVGVSPLAEDGGRSYRRRVNDLVRSGRAYARFVDGTVVFKAELAVVTKRTAQVQGVWVAPEWRGRGIATAAMAAVVRDALLRVAPTVSLYVNDFNLPARRVYERCGFQPIGTLATVLF; this is translated from the coding sequence GTGCTGACGGTGCCGGTACGGCAACTGGGGGAATCGGAGCGCCGCGCGGTCGAGCGACTACTCGACCATGACCCGTTCGCGGGCGCGCAGGTCGCCGAGCGAATCGCCGCGCGCGGCCTCTCGTGGTGGCGGGCCGAAGGCAGAATCCTGGGGTACGGCGCACGCCGCAACCTGGAATCGCTGTGCTGGCTCGGCGGCAACCTGACCCCCGTGCTGGCGAGCGACGCCGCTGTCGCGGCCTTCGCCGACCTGCTCGCCGGCGAGGAACGGCTGTGCTCCTCCATCGTCGGGCGCGCCGACGCCGTGCTCGGGCTCTGGGACCGGCTCTCCGACGCGTGGGGGCCAGCGCGAGACGTCCGCCCCAACCAGCCACTGCTGGCCGCCGACGCCCTGCCATCCGTACCCGCCGACCCGGAGGTACGCCAGGTCCGCCCCGGTGAGGTCGACCGACTCTTCCCGGCGGCGGTAGCCATGTACACCGAGGAGGTCGGCGTGTCCCCGCTGGCCGAAGACGGCGGGCGCAGCTACCGCAGGCGCGTCAACGACCTGGTCCGATCCGGTCGCGCCTACGCCCGCTTCGTTGACGGCACTGTCGTCTTCAAGGCCGAGTTGGCCGTGGTGACCAAGCGGACCGCACAGGTCCAGGGCGTCTGGGTGGCACCCGAGTGGCGAGGCCGCGGCATCGCCACCGCCGCCATGGCAGCCGTCGTCCGCGACGCGTTGCTGCGGGTCGCCCCCACGGTCAGCCTGTACGTCAACGACTTCAACCTCCCGGCCCGCCGGGTCTACGAACGCTGCGGCTTCCAACCGATCGGCACCCTCGCGACGGTCCTGTTCTGA
- a CDS encoding MFS transporter produces the protein MRLLPPPGPARILTLGTLVKTVGRGLWLVASALFLTRSVGLSATQVGIGLTISALVGVLASTPSGYLADRVGPRGVQVGALLVAGTLTVGLIAVRSFPTFVLVGAATALADAVERGARGALIAGAIPADQRVRTRAYLRATTNVGISVGAVLGGFAIAADTRTGYVALILTTAAASLAAALVFLRLPRIAPVAAPTHGPRLIALRDRPFLAFTLVDGLMSMHFSLLTIALPLWIAGHTRAPVWMISALTLVNTGLVVLLQVRAAGAAATVPAAARAARRAGVAIALACVLFAVSGALPTAGAVGLLGVGSLAHVIGELWHSAAGWAISFGLAPTNAQGQYQGAYGMGYELGKMLAPVVVTTLALGWGVPGWLVLAALFLLLGALVPPVVRWAERTRPTSGPAEPVPALSLDRRSRGSIWQAGSRADGAGTATGGIGAPRGRATTRP, from the coding sequence ATGCGCCTGCTCCCCCCACCCGGCCCGGCCCGGATCCTCACCCTCGGAACCCTGGTCAAGACCGTCGGGCGTGGCCTCTGGCTCGTCGCGAGCGCCCTCTTCCTCACCCGATCGGTAGGCCTGTCGGCGACCCAGGTCGGCATCGGGTTGACCATCTCGGCGCTCGTCGGGGTCCTGGCCAGCACACCGAGCGGCTACCTGGCCGACCGCGTCGGCCCGCGCGGCGTCCAGGTCGGCGCGCTGCTCGTCGCCGGCACCCTGACCGTCGGCCTGATCGCCGTCCGGTCCTTCCCCACGTTCGTCCTGGTGGGTGCCGCCACCGCCCTCGCCGACGCCGTGGAACGCGGGGCCCGGGGCGCGTTGATCGCCGGAGCGATCCCGGCCGACCAGCGCGTACGCACCCGCGCCTACCTGCGCGCCACCACCAACGTCGGGATCTCCGTCGGCGCGGTCCTCGGCGGCTTCGCCATCGCCGCCGACACCCGGACCGGGTACGTCGCACTGATCCTGACCACCGCGGCGGCGTCACTCGCCGCCGCGCTGGTCTTCCTCCGGCTGCCCCGCATCGCCCCGGTCGCCGCCCCGACGCACGGCCCCCGACTGATCGCCCTACGGGACCGCCCGTTCCTGGCCTTCACCCTTGTCGACGGGCTGATGTCCATGCACTTCAGCCTGCTCACCATCGCCCTGCCGCTGTGGATCGCCGGGCACACCCGGGCACCCGTCTGGATGATCTCCGCGTTGACGTTGGTCAACACCGGGCTCGTGGTCCTCCTCCAGGTACGCGCCGCAGGCGCCGCCGCCACAGTGCCCGCCGCCGCCCGCGCCGCCCGTCGAGCCGGCGTCGCCATCGCCCTGGCCTGCGTACTCTTCGCCGTCAGCGGCGCGCTCCCCACCGCCGGGGCGGTGGGCCTGCTCGGCGTCGGGTCGCTCGCCCACGTGATCGGGGAACTGTGGCACTCCGCCGCCGGCTGGGCGATCTCCTTCGGACTCGCTCCGACGAATGCCCAGGGGCAGTACCAGGGGGCGTACGGCATGGGTTACGAACTGGGCAAGATGCTCGCCCCCGTCGTGGTGACCACCCTTGCCCTCGGTTGGGGCGTACCAGGCTGGCTGGTGCTCGCTGCGCTGTTTCTCCTACTCGGAGCCCTCGTGCCACCCGTCGTCCGGTGGGCCGAGCGGACCCGCCCCACCAGCGGGCCGGCCGAGCCGGTGCCGGCCTTGTCACTCGACCGGCGGAGCAGGGGGTCGATCTGGCAGGCTGGTAGTCGTGCTGACGGTGCCGGTACGGCAACTGGGGGAATCGGAGCGCCGCGCGGTCGAGCGACTACTCGACCATGA
- a CDS encoding PadR family transcriptional regulator, which yields MRFHRQHHPMHEARMRGFGFPPVPPGPHDHGHEHGHGGPWGGRGRGRGRGRGRRPNVRAAVLALLTERPMHGYEMIQEIDSRTGGAWRPSPGSIYPTLQLLEDEGVIVASTEESGGGRKRFTVTEAGQAEATEAAQSPAWADVAPTTVTSWHDIRDSGAQAMNALRQVMMNGTDDQRERAAQVLDETRRKLYAILAESE from the coding sequence ATGAGGTTCCATCGACAACACCACCCGATGCACGAGGCGCGGATGCGAGGGTTCGGCTTCCCGCCGGTTCCGCCCGGCCCGCACGACCATGGTCACGAGCACGGACACGGCGGCCCCTGGGGTGGCCGGGGTCGCGGCCGCGGTCGAGGTCGGGGGCGACGCCCCAACGTCCGGGCCGCCGTGCTGGCTCTGCTCACCGAGCGGCCGATGCACGGCTACGAGATGATCCAGGAGATCGACTCCCGCACCGGCGGTGCGTGGCGACCGAGCCCCGGGTCGATCTACCCCACCCTCCAGCTATTGGAGGACGAGGGCGTGATCGTCGCCAGCACTGAAGAGTCCGGCGGCGGACGCAAGCGGTTCACGGTCACCGAGGCCGGTCAGGCGGAGGCCACCGAGGCCGCGCAGAGCCCGGCCTGGGCGGACGTCGCCCCGACGACAGTGACCAGTTGGCACGACATCCGCGACTCCGGCGCGCAGGCGATGAACGCCCTGCGCCAGGTCATGATGAACGGCACCGACGACCAACGCGAGCGGGCCGCCCAGGTGCTCGACGAGACGCGACGCAAGCTGTACGCGATCCTCGCCGAATCCGAGTGA
- the ispG gene encoding flavodoxin-dependent (E)-4-hydroxy-3-methylbut-2-enyl-diphosphate synthase produces MTAISLGMPAVPPPPLAPRRASRQIMVGSVPVGGGAPVSVQSMTTTLTSDINATLQQIAELTASGCQIVRVAVPSQDDVEALPAIAKKSQIPVIADIHFQPKYVFAAIDAGCAAVRVNPGNIRQFDDKVKEIARAAGDAGVPIRIGVNAGSLDKRLLSKYGKATAEALVESALWECSLFEEHGFRDIKISVKHNDPVVMIRAYRQLAEQCDYPLHLGVTEAGPAFQGTIKSAVAFGALLAEGIGDTIRVSLSAPPVEEIKVGNQILESLGLRERGLEIVSCPSCGRAQVDVYKLAEEVTAGLEGLPVPLRVAVMGCVVNGPGEAREADLGVASGNGKGQIFVKGQVVKTVPEAQIVETLIEEALRIADEMGAELPEELRGLVTGPTVTVH; encoded by the coding sequence GTGACAGCTATCAGTCTCGGTATGCCCGCCGTGCCGCCCCCGCCGCTCGCACCCCGTCGGGCCAGCCGCCAGATCATGGTCGGCTCGGTCCCGGTCGGTGGCGGTGCGCCGGTGTCCGTGCAGTCGATGACCACGACCCTCACCTCCGACATCAACGCGACACTCCAGCAGATCGCCGAGCTGACCGCGTCCGGCTGCCAGATCGTCCGGGTGGCAGTGCCGTCCCAGGACGACGTCGAGGCGCTGCCCGCGATCGCCAAGAAGTCGCAGATCCCGGTGATCGCCGACATCCACTTCCAGCCCAAGTACGTCTTCGCCGCGATCGACGCCGGCTGCGCCGCGGTCCGGGTCAACCCGGGCAACATCCGCCAGTTCGACGACAAGGTCAAGGAGATCGCCCGCGCCGCCGGGGACGCGGGAGTGCCGATCCGGATCGGCGTCAACGCCGGTTCGCTGGACAAGCGGCTGCTGTCCAAGTACGGCAAGGCCACCGCCGAAGCGCTCGTCGAGTCGGCGCTCTGGGAGTGCTCGCTGTTCGAGGAGCACGGCTTCCGGGACATCAAGATCTCGGTCAAGCACAACGACCCGGTCGTGATGATCCGCGCGTACCGGCAGCTCGCCGAGCAGTGCGACTACCCGCTGCACCTCGGCGTCACCGAGGCCGGGCCGGCGTTCCAGGGCACCATCAAGTCGGCGGTCGCCTTCGGTGCGCTGCTCGCCGAGGGGATCGGCGACACGATCCGGGTGTCGCTCTCCGCCCCGCCGGTCGAGGAGATCAAGGTCGGCAACCAGATCCTGGAGTCCCTCGGTCTGCGCGAGCGGGGCCTGGAGATCGTCTCCTGCCCGTCCTGCGGGCGGGCCCAGGTCGACGTCTACAAGCTCGCCGAGGAGGTCACCGCCGGCCTGGAAGGGCTGCCGGTGCCGCTGCGGGTCGCCGTCATGGGCTGCGTCGTCAACGGTCCCGGCGAGGCCCGCGAGGCCGACCTCGGTGTCGCCTCCGGCAACGGCAAGGGCCAGATCTTCGTCAAGGGGCAGGTCGTCAAGACGGTGCCCGAGGCGCAGATCGTGGAGACGCTGATCGAGGAGGCGCTGCGGATCGCCGACGAGATGGGCGCCGAACTCCCCGAGGAGCTGCGCGGGCTGGTCACCGGCCCGACGGTCACCGTGCACTGA
- a CDS encoding M50 family metallopeptidase, translated as MSYLLGVVLFALAILVSVSLHEAGHLLTAKAFGMKVTKYFVGFGPTIWSFQRGETEYGLKGIPLGGFCKIVGMTPQDDDVEPGDESRVMWRYPVWKRTIVMAAGSITHFALALVTIWILAVSAGLPNPDFPTTDAQARQEPAVIRLSDCVVAENSVRACAPGDAASPAAQAQLKNGDRITAINGTPVNSYGDLLTTLRGLKPGDTTQIAYVRDGQPATTSTVLAQTQRPPLDDPSGTVAPVAALGVGLVPSTPTRVTYGPVGAFGATADFTGQLAVGTAQALQRLPQKVPALWTALTGGERDVDTPISVVGASRLGGEAVENNAWLVFFMLFVSLNFFIGVFNLLPLLPVDGGHIAIAWFERARSWIYSKVGRADPGRVDYLKLMPFTYAVILIGGAFTLLTIAADVVNPITLFSR; from the coding sequence ATGTCGTACCTGCTCGGGGTGGTCCTCTTCGCCCTGGCCATTCTCGTCTCGGTGAGCCTGCACGAGGCGGGGCACCTGCTCACCGCCAAGGCGTTCGGGATGAAGGTCACGAAGTACTTCGTCGGCTTCGGCCCCACGATCTGGTCGTTCCAGCGGGGTGAGACCGAGTACGGGCTCAAGGGCATCCCCCTCGGCGGCTTCTGCAAGATCGTCGGGATGACCCCGCAGGACGACGACGTCGAGCCGGGCGACGAGTCGCGGGTGATGTGGCGCTACCCGGTCTGGAAACGGACCATCGTCATGGCCGCCGGGTCGATCACGCACTTCGCGTTGGCCCTGGTCACGATCTGGATCCTCGCCGTCTCCGCCGGCCTGCCCAACCCCGACTTCCCGACCACCGACGCGCAGGCCCGCCAGGAGCCGGCCGTCATCCGGCTCAGTGACTGCGTGGTGGCGGAGAACTCGGTGCGCGCCTGCGCCCCCGGCGACGCCGCCAGCCCGGCCGCCCAGGCGCAGCTGAAGAACGGCGACCGGATCACCGCGATCAACGGCACCCCGGTCAACTCCTACGGCGACCTGCTCACCACACTGCGAGGGCTCAAGCCCGGCGACACCACGCAGATCGCGTACGTCCGCGACGGGCAGCCGGCCACCACCAGCACCGTGCTCGCGCAGACCCAACGTCCGCCGCTGGACGACCCGAGCGGCACCGTCGCGCCGGTGGCCGCGCTCGGCGTCGGGCTCGTCCCCAGCACCCCCACCCGCGTGACGTACGGCCCGGTCGGCGCCTTCGGCGCCACCGCCGACTTCACCGGCCAGTTGGCCGTCGGCACCGCCCAGGCGCTGCAACGGCTCCCGCAGAAGGTTCCCGCCCTGTGGACCGCCCTCACCGGCGGCGAGCGCGACGTGGACACCCCGATCAGCGTCGTCGGCGCCAGCCGACTCGGCGGCGAAGCCGTGGAGAACAACGCCTGGCTGGTCTTCTTCATGCTCTTCGTGTCGCTGAACTTCTTCATCGGTGTGTTCAACCTGCTGCCGCTGCTCCCGGTGGACGGCGGCCACATCGCCATCGCCTGGTTCGAACGCGCCCGCTCCTGGATCTACAGCAAGGTCGGCCGCGCCGACCCCGGCCGGGTGGACTACCTCAAACTGATGCCCTTCACGTACGCGGTGATCCTGATCGGTGGCGCGTTCACGCTGCTGACCATCGCCGCTGACGTCGTCAACCCGATCACGCTCTTCTCAAGGTGA
- the dxr gene encoding 1-deoxy-D-xylulose-5-phosphate reductoisomerase, whose amino-acid sequence MTSPRDLVLLGSTGSIGTQAIDIVRRNPDRFRVVAVGAGGGNVELLAAQALELGVEAVGVARASAAQDLQLAFYAEASRRGWATGDFKLPKIVAGPDAMTELAQWPCDIVLNGVVGSLGLAPTLAALGAGRTLALANKESLVAGGPLVRAAVTRPGQIVPVDSEHSALAQCLRSGTRGEVRRLIVTASGGPFRGRSRDELTQVTPEQALAHPTWNMGPVVTINSATMVNKALEVIEAHELFDVPYADIVVMVHPQSVIHSMVEFVDGSTIAQASPPDMRLPIALGMGWPDRVPEAATAVDWTAAHTWEFAPLDDEAFPAVALAKAAGEAGRCRPAIYNAANEECVAAFVAGRLPFLGIVDTLERVLEEAPDFGEPGTVEDVLAAESWARAHAQEIIAGSVEGA is encoded by the coding sequence GTGACTTCACCCCGCGATCTTGTTCTGCTCGGGTCCACAGGTTCGATCGGTACGCAGGCCATCGACATCGTCCGGCGTAACCCGGACCGGTTCCGGGTGGTCGCCGTGGGCGCTGGCGGCGGCAACGTCGAGCTGCTCGCCGCGCAGGCCCTCGAATTGGGCGTCGAGGCGGTCGGGGTGGCCAGGGCGTCCGCCGCGCAGGATCTCCAACTCGCGTTCTACGCCGAGGCGAGCCGGCGCGGGTGGGCCACCGGTGACTTCAAGCTTCCCAAGATCGTGGCCGGGCCGGACGCCATGACCGAGCTGGCCCAGTGGCCGTGCGACATCGTGCTCAATGGGGTGGTCGGCTCGCTGGGCCTCGCTCCTACGCTGGCCGCGCTGGGTGCTGGTCGTACCCTCGCGCTTGCCAACAAGGAGTCGCTCGTGGCCGGCGGCCCCCTGGTCAGGGCCGCGGTGACGCGGCCGGGGCAGATCGTGCCGGTCGACTCGGAGCATTCGGCGCTGGCCCAGTGTCTGCGCTCCGGTACGCGCGGTGAGGTGCGACGGTTGATCGTCACCGCCAGCGGTGGCCCGTTCCGGGGTCGGAGCCGCGACGAGTTGACGCAGGTCACACCCGAGCAGGCGCTCGCGCACCCGACCTGGAACATGGGGCCGGTCGTCACGATCAACTCGGCGACCATGGTCAACAAGGCCCTTGAGGTGATCGAGGCGCACGAGCTGTTCGACGTGCCCTACGCCGACATCGTCGTGATGGTGCACCCGCAGTCGGTGATCCACTCGATGGTCGAGTTTGTCGACGGGTCGACGATTGCCCAGGCCAGCCCACCTGACATGCGGCTGCCGATCGCGCTGGGCATGGGCTGGCCGGACCGGGTCCCCGAGGCGGCGACCGCTGTCGACTGGACGGCCGCGCACACCTGGGAGTTCGCGCCGCTCGACGACGAGGCGTTCCCGGCCGTCGCCCTCGCCAAGGCCGCCGGGGAGGCCGGACGGTGCCGCCCGGCGATCTACAACGCGGCGAACGAGGAGTGCGTGGCCGCGTTCGTGGCGGGCCGGCTGCCGTTCCTCGGCATCGTCGACACCCTCGAACGCGTGTTGGAGGAGGCTCCGGACTTCGGCGAACCAGGTACCGTCGAGGACGTGCTCGCGGCCGAGTCGTGGGCGCGCGCGCACGCGCAGGAGATCATCGCGGGTTCGGTGGAAGGAGCTTGA